The following proteins come from a genomic window of Nostoc sp. TCL26-01:
- a CDS encoding cytidine deaminase, with the protein MLSDEEKNLLFQEAAKASKNSYSPYSNYPVGASVITDSGKIYSACNVENASYSLTICAERVAISKAIADGDCNLKAIAIFSPHGDLSPCGACRQFIIEFGKEIETIYQINGTLKSKKIQELIPDSFTTENLQW; encoded by the coding sequence ATGCTATCAGATGAAGAAAAAAACTTACTCTTTCAAGAAGCAGCCAAAGCATCTAAAAATTCATACTCACCATATTCAAATTATCCGGTGGGAGCATCTGTTATCACAGATAGTGGAAAAATATACTCAGCTTGTAATGTAGAGAATGCTTCCTATAGCCTGACAATTTGTGCAGAAAGAGTAGCTATTTCTAAAGCTATTGCTGATGGCGATTGTAATTTAAAAGCAATAGCTATATTCTCACCTCATGGCGATCTATCCCCTTGTGGTGCTTGTAGACAGTTCATTATTGAGTTCGGCAAAGAAATAGAAACAATTTATCAAATTAACGGCACACTAAAATCAAAAAAAATTCAAGAACTTATACCTGACTCTTTTACCACCGAAAATCTGCAATGGTAG
- the psb34 gene encoding photosystem II assembly protein Psb34, producing the protein MYTTVNEEGILNNYATEPQVYYAAYPNQDEQRSYKYQAAFAAFIVTTLLFVAFSVS; encoded by the coding sequence ATGTACACTACCGTTAATGAAGAAGGTATTTTAAACAACTACGCTACTGAACCCCAAGTCTACTATGCTGCCTATCCTAATCAAGATGAGCAACGTAGCTACAAATACCAAGCAGCATTTGCTGCATTTATAGTCACCACTCTCTTGTTTGTAGCTTTCAGCGTTAGCTAA
- a CDS encoding Uma2 family endonuclease, translating to MNQAIEGVRWTVHDIEVLPENEWTRYEIIDGELFVTRTLHYRHQQVCGKVYRHLDSWSELTGLGVTILSPGVLFSEADSVIPDVVWVSRERLVQIEDEAGHLTGAPELVIEVLSPGKQNELRDKIAKLKLYSVQGVREYWIVDRFTQQVEVYRREKAQLVLVATLLGDDEITSPLLPEFSCSIQCFFSEC from the coding sequence ATGAACCAAGCGATAGAGGGAGTACGCTGGACAGTCCACGATATAGAGGTTCTACCGGAAAATGAGTGGACACGCTACGAAATTATCGATGGAGAACTCTTTGTGACTCGCACACTTCACTACCGTCATCAGCAAGTTTGTGGTAAGGTCTACCGACATCTTGATAGTTGGTCAGAATTAACTGGTTTAGGTGTAACAATTTTGAGTCCAGGGGTACTTTTTTCGGAAGCAGATAGTGTCATCCCGGATGTGGTGTGGGTAAGTCGAGAAAGATTAGTGCAAATTGAAGATGAAGCCGGACATTTGACTGGCGCACCAGAGTTAGTGATAGAAGTGTTATCCCCAGGTAAACAAAACGAACTTCGAGACAAAATAGCCAAACTGAAACTGTATTCAGTTCAAGGTGTGCGAGAGTATTGGATTGTTGATCGTTTCACGCAACAAGTCGAAGTTTATCGACGAGAAAAAGCCCAATTAGTGTTGGTAGCAACTTTATTAGGTGATGATGAAATTACATCCCCTCTTTTACCAGAATTTAGCTGTTCCATCCAATGCTTTTTTTCTGAGTGCTGA
- a CDS encoding PAS domain-containing sensor histidine kinase, which yields MDTLWKKLQRWWRETISAPTIHEIQDVYKAVPHQQDWLVSRHRFLWQRLHLWLWLVLGCLLTFTFRDVYDLFFPLEELDLFPQVWKTQGLAINVAMLFSLLVCFALHKTKFGHRHPGILFLGSSWSLSLASQLFATIKGFALPDTPGWSLLFLSQATFMPVRWNLHLVCQMGILAYYFGVNTVLGLKTPIPENPEIYNVTFILYIFWFCAICDFGVYLYDRLQSSEFYAHKELESANNKLRLAEAKYRSIFENAIEGIFQSSPDGRYITANPALARIYGYTYPEEVTANFTDIEHQLYVDPKRRREFIRLIEQDGFVSEFESQIYRQDGSIVWIVEKAYAVRDEQGNLLYYEGLIEDITQRKQAQEALRIFFHAVSHDLRNPVLGTVMVLRNLLAHQDDKSLIPVSRLILERMVQSSDRQLNLINSLLEAHISEVKGVVLQCQIVELQTVVRAAIADLEPMLADNQATLTNLVTADLPLVNADPTQLWRVFSNLIVNAIKHNPPGLHLTINATHQGDKIYCTVSDNGVGISQQQSEQLFNLYFRGGNLRNSVGLGLGLYLCKHIITAHGGEIGIESESETGATFWLTLPIVNSQWSLVNSH from the coding sequence ATGGATACCTTGTGGAAAAAATTGCAGAGGTGGTGGAGAGAGACTATTTCTGCACCAACAATACATGAGATTCAAGATGTTTACAAAGCCGTCCCTCATCAACAGGATTGGCTTGTGAGTAGACATCGGTTTTTGTGGCAGAGATTGCATCTGTGGTTGTGGCTAGTTTTAGGCTGTCTATTAACCTTTACTTTCAGAGATGTTTACGATCTATTTTTTCCTCTCGAAGAGTTAGATTTATTCCCACAAGTTTGGAAAACGCAAGGACTGGCAATTAATGTAGCCATGTTGTTCAGTCTACTAGTGTGTTTTGCTTTACATAAAACAAAGTTTGGTCATCGACATCCAGGTATCCTATTTTTAGGCTCATCTTGGTCACTGAGTTTAGCATCGCAATTATTTGCCACCATTAAAGGTTTTGCCCTACCTGATACTCCCGGCTGGTCGCTATTATTCTTGAGTCAAGCTACATTCATGCCAGTACGCTGGAATCTCCATTTGGTCTGTCAAATGGGAATTTTAGCTTATTATTTTGGTGTCAACACAGTACTGGGACTAAAGACACCCATCCCAGAAAACCCAGAAATATACAATGTCACATTTATTTTATATATTTTTTGGTTTTGTGCTATCTGTGACTTTGGTGTTTATCTATACGATCGCCTACAATCCTCAGAGTTTTACGCCCACAAAGAATTAGAATCAGCTAACAATAAATTACGACTGGCAGAGGCTAAATACCGCAGTATCTTTGAAAATGCCATTGAAGGTATTTTCCAAAGTAGTCCTGATGGACGTTACATTACAGCTAATCCTGCTTTAGCGCGTATTTATGGTTACACTTATCCCGAAGAGGTGACAGCTAATTTTACTGATATCGAGCATCAATTATATGTTGACCCTAAGCGTCGCCGTGAATTTATTCGCTTAATTGAACAAGATGGGTTCGTCTCTGAATTTGAATCCCAAATTTATCGTCAAGATGGGAGTATTGTCTGGATTGTCGAAAAAGCCTACGCAGTCAGGGACGAACAAGGCAACTTACTTTACTACGAAGGTTTAATTGAAGACATCACCCAACGCAAACAAGCCCAGGAAGCATTGAGAATATTTTTCCATGCAGTGTCCCATGACTTACGCAACCCAGTTTTGGGTACTGTCATGGTGTTGAGAAATTTACTTGCTCATCAGGATGACAAATCTCTGATTCCTGTATCACGTTTAATTTTAGAACGGATGGTTCAGAGTAGCGATCGCCAACTGAATTTAATCAATTCTTTACTCGAAGCCCATATCAGTGAGGTAAAAGGTGTAGTTTTACAATGCCAAATAGTAGAATTACAGACAGTGGTACGAGCAGCGATCGCTGATTTAGAACCAATGCTGGCAGATAATCAAGCCACTCTCACCAATTTAGTGACAGCCGATTTACCTCTAGTCAATGCTGATCCTACCCAACTATGGCGAGTATTTTCTAACCTCATTGTCAATGCCATTAAGCATAATCCCCCAGGACTACACTTGACTATCAATGCCACCCATCAAGGTGACAAAATTTACTGCACTGTTTCTGATAATGGTGTAGGAATTAGCCAGCAACAAAGTGAACAACTATTTAACCTCTATTTTCGCGGTGGTAATCTTCGCAACTCTGTCGGTTTAGGTTTAGGCTTATATCTATGTAAGCATATTATCACAGCCCACGGTGGCGAAATCGGCATCGAAAGCGAATCAGAGACAGGTGCAACGTTTTGGTTGACGTTACCAATAGTCAATAGTCAATGGTCATTAGTCAATAGTCATTAG
- a CDS encoding iron ABC transporter permease yields the protein MTRATTASPRDGNIGRISPLVGLILSILILLTCLVYSVTLGAAEIPINKILESFITFNGSYEHLVIQTVRLPRSLIAILVGSALAVSGALMQGLTRNPLADPGILGIESGAALAVVATIFVFGSAPLGVLTIVAFLGAGATAMLVYFLGSLGRGGATPLNLTIAGAALTALISSLTTAILIVSQSTLEEIRFWLAGSLAGRDFNILLSALPFVLIGLVLAFALGRQITTMSLGEDVAKGLGQKTSWVKITTAISIVLLAGSSVSLAGPIGFIGLVVPHMVKFFIKADYRWILPYSAVLGATLLLVADVAARILLKPQELPVGVMTALIGAPFFVYLAKSKVKK from the coding sequence ATGACAAGAGCAACCACAGCGTCACCGAGAGATGGGAATATAGGTAGAATATCGCCATTGGTGGGATTAATTCTGAGCATATTGATTCTGTTAACTTGCTTAGTCTACAGTGTTACATTAGGTGCAGCAGAAATACCGATAAATAAGATTCTGGAATCCTTTATTACCTTTAACGGTTCTTATGAACATTTAGTGATTCAGACGGTGAGATTACCGCGATCGCTCATTGCTATTTTAGTAGGATCAGCCCTGGCAGTCTCCGGCGCATTGATGCAAGGTTTGACACGGAACCCCTTAGCAGATCCAGGAATTCTAGGTATTGAGTCAGGCGCTGCATTGGCTGTAGTTGCCACAATTTTTGTGTTTGGTAGCGCCCCTTTGGGTGTTCTGACAATTGTGGCTTTTTTGGGTGCAGGTGCAACGGCGATGTTAGTCTACTTCCTGGGTTCTCTGGGGCGAGGAGGGGCTACACCATTAAATCTCACCATAGCAGGTGCAGCGTTGACGGCGTTGATTTCTTCTCTAACTACAGCTATTCTGATTGTCAGTCAAAGCACCTTGGAAGAAATTAGATTTTGGTTAGCTGGTTCTTTGGCTGGAAGAGATTTCAACATCTTATTGTCAGCATTGCCTTTTGTCTTGATTGGCTTAGTCTTAGCCTTTGCCCTGGGGAGACAAATTACAACTATGAGTCTGGGTGAAGATGTAGCGAAAGGTTTAGGTCAAAAGACTAGTTGGGTAAAAATTACTACTGCTATCAGTATTGTTTTACTGGCAGGAAGTTCAGTGTCTTTAGCTGGGCCTATTGGCTTTATTGGCTTAGTTGTTCCCCATATGGTGAAATTTTTCATCAAAGCCGATTACCGTTGGATTTTGCCTTATTCGGCAGTTCTGGGAGCAACTTTACTCTTAGTTGCGGATGTAGCTGCACGGATATTACTCAAACCCCAGGAATTACCTGTGGGAGTAATGACAGCGTTGATTGGCGCACCCTTTTTTGTCTACTTGGCTAAATCAAAGGTGAAGAAATGA
- a CDS encoding iron ABC transporter permease, with translation MKLDWLVIRSETISLRIDRRVPSMLLCLAVVVLVAMVTNLGRGEYPISPLDIVKTVLGIDTGNPDNAFVIYNLRLPRTLVAFMVGVALAISGTIFQGITRNPLADPGIIGINSGASLAAVTVIILLPSAPIYTLPLSAFVGALLMAGLIYSLAWNNGSSPVLLILIGVGLSAIASACTSLLITFGDVYSVSDALVWLAGSVYGRTWEQVFSFLPWLIIFVPMALILARHLNALNLGDDIAKGLGTRVEWQRSLLVLVGVALAGAGVATAGMIGFVGLIAPHLGRQLVGTNHQGLIPTAALLGGILVVVADLLGRTLFAPIEIPCGVVTAAIGAPYFLYLLIRNRRK, from the coding sequence ATGAAGTTGGATTGGCTTGTCATCCGTTCCGAGACGATATCTTTGCGGATTGACCGACGTGTACCATCTATGCTGTTATGTTTGGCAGTGGTAGTTTTGGTGGCAATGGTGACGAATTTAGGGCGGGGTGAATATCCAATTTCGCCTTTAGATATCGTCAAAACTGTATTGGGTATTGATACGGGCAACCCAGATAATGCTTTTGTGATTTACAACCTGCGTCTACCTCGTACCCTGGTCGCTTTTATGGTGGGAGTAGCACTGGCTATTTCTGGCACTATCTTTCAAGGCATCACACGCAACCCACTCGCTGATCCCGGCATTATTGGTATTAATTCTGGGGCAAGTTTAGCAGCAGTTACGGTAATTATACTTTTACCATCAGCACCCATTTATACTTTACCTTTATCAGCTTTTGTCGGTGCTTTATTGATGGCTGGTTTAATTTATTCCTTGGCTTGGAACAATGGTAGTTCCCCTGTGCTGTTAATTTTAATCGGTGTGGGGTTGTCAGCGATCGCTAGTGCTTGCACCAGCCTATTAATTACCTTTGGCGATGTTTACAGTGTCAGTGATGCTTTGGTGTGGTTAGCTGGTAGTGTCTATGGACGCACTTGGGAACAAGTCTTTTCTTTCTTGCCTTGGTTAATTATATTTGTCCCTATGGCGTTGATATTGGCTAGACATTTAAATGCCTTAAATTTGGGAGATGATATTGCCAAAGGTTTGGGGACTCGTGTGGAATGGCAACGCAGTTTGCTAGTACTAGTGGGTGTAGCCTTAGCAGGTGCAGGAGTTGCCACAGCCGGAATGATTGGTTTTGTGGGATTAATTGCGCCCCATTTAGGAAGACAGTTAGTAGGTACAAATCACCAAGGATTGATTCCTACTGCTGCTTTGTTAGGAGGAATACTGGTTGTAGTCGCAGACTTACTGGGAAGAACCTTGTTTGCACCAATCGAAATTCCTTGTGGGGTGGTGACGGCTGCTATCGGTGCGCCTTATTTTCTCTATTTGTTAATTCGTAATCGGCGGAAGTAG
- a CDS encoding ABC transporter ATP-binding protein, whose product MKGLSTKGLSLAYDGAPIIRDLNLAIPSGQISALVGANGCGKSTLLRGLARLLKPYGGTVYLDGQSIFNLSTQAVAQQLGILPQSPVAPEGLTVRDLVGQGRYPYQNWWQQWSEEDERIVQQALEITDLIELANRSLDTLSGGQKQRAWIAMALAQDTDILLLDEPTTFLDLAHQIEVLDLLYDLNQHQGRTIVMVLHDLNQACRYSDYLVAVKDGRIFTAGEPQQVMTEEMVQEVFGLECRIVGDPVVGTPMCVPIGRKGSVNMVRN is encoded by the coding sequence ATGAAAGGATTATCAACTAAAGGTTTATCTCTGGCTTATGATGGTGCGCCAATTATTCGTGATTTAAATTTGGCAATTCCTTCTGGACAAATTAGTGCTTTAGTAGGTGCAAATGGTTGTGGTAAATCAACATTATTACGAGGTTTAGCTAGACTTCTTAAACCCTACGGTGGTACAGTCTATCTGGATGGACAATCTATTTTTAATCTTTCTACTCAGGCAGTAGCCCAGCAATTAGGCATATTACCACAAAGTCCAGTTGCGCCAGAAGGATTAACAGTTAGAGATTTAGTTGGACAAGGGCGTTATCCTTATCAAAATTGGTGGCAACAATGGTCAGAAGAAGATGAGAGAATTGTCCAACAGGCATTAGAAATTACAGATTTAATAGAGTTAGCTAATAGGTCATTAGATACCTTATCTGGTGGACAGAAACAACGTGCTTGGATTGCCATGGCACTAGCGCAAGATACAGATATTTTACTGTTAGATGAGCCAACTACTTTTCTAGATTTGGCACATCAAATAGAAGTTTTAGATTTGTTATATGATTTGAACCAGCATCAAGGCAGAACTATTGTCATGGTGCTGCATGATTTAAATCAGGCTTGTCGTTATTCAGACTATCTAGTTGCTGTCAAAGATGGAAGAATTTTTACGGCGGGAGAACCGCAGCAAGTCATGACTGAAGAAATGGTGCAAGAGGTGTTTGGTTTAGAGTGTCGTATTGTTGGTGATCCTGTCGTGGGTACGCCGATGTGTGTACCAATAGGACGCAAAGGTAGCGTGAATATGGTTCGTAATTAA
- a CDS encoding MFS transporter encodes MMNKSQVASKKQNKAIPKNVWVLGFVSLLTDISSKIIDSLLPVFLVSTLGANLLTVGWIEGIAESTASVIKLFSGAFSDYLGKRKGLAIAGYGLSTLVKLLFALATSPMWILIARFGDRVGKGIRVAPRDALVADATDEANRGAAYGLRQSLDTIGAFIGPVVAFALMSVWEQNFRLVFWSALVPGILALALLAGGVKESNTKVAHQQSNPLNYDNLRSLGKSYWQLVAVALLFNLGNSSDAFLLLKALEIGIPASLVPLSLLVMNLTYFLSAYPVGLLSDRIGRLGLLVSGFTLYVFVYIGFAFVNIQWQLWSLFALYGLYQGLSKGLLLALVADQVPANLRGTAFGVINLAIGVALLPASILAGSLWELVSSKATFIAGSVFAFGAIILLLATTKNPQD; translated from the coding sequence ATGATGAATAAATCTCAAGTGGCTAGCAAAAAACAAAACAAAGCTATACCAAAAAATGTCTGGGTGTTGGGGTTTGTTAGCTTGTTGACAGATATCAGTTCCAAAATTATTGATTCTCTATTACCTGTGTTTCTCGTTTCTACCTTGGGAGCCAATCTGCTGACAGTAGGCTGGATTGAAGGAATTGCAGAATCAACAGCTTCTGTTATTAAACTCTTTTCTGGTGCTTTTAGCGATTATTTAGGAAAGCGCAAAGGACTCGCTATTGCTGGGTACGGATTATCGACTTTAGTTAAACTTTTATTTGCTTTGGCTACAAGTCCAATGTGGATATTGATCGCTCGTTTTGGCGATAGGGTAGGTAAGGGAATTCGCGTAGCTCCCCGCGATGCCTTAGTCGCTGATGCTACAGATGAAGCTAATCGAGGTGCTGCTTACGGATTGCGACAATCTCTTGATACTATAGGCGCATTCATTGGACCTGTGGTTGCATTTGCATTGATGTCGGTTTGGGAGCAAAACTTTCGCTTAGTCTTTTGGAGTGCGTTAGTACCTGGTATTTTAGCTCTAGCTTTATTAGCAGGTGGGGTAAAAGAATCTAACACGAAAGTCGCACACCAGCAAAGTAATCCTTTGAATTATGATAATTTGCGTAGTCTGGGAAAAAGCTATTGGCAATTAGTCGCAGTGGCGCTGTTATTTAATTTAGGAAATTCCAGCGATGCTTTTTTATTACTTAAAGCACTGGAAATAGGAATACCTGCTTCGCTAGTACCATTAAGTCTTTTAGTCATGAATCTTACTTATTTCCTCAGTGCTTATCCTGTAGGATTATTATCCGATCGCATCGGTAGATTAGGCTTATTAGTCAGTGGATTTACTCTATATGTTTTTGTCTACATAGGTTTTGCCTTTGTTAACATTCAATGGCAACTTTGGAGCTTATTTGCACTGTACGGATTATATCAAGGGTTAAGTAAAGGGCTATTATTAGCCTTAGTCGCCGATCAAGTCCCTGCAAATTTACGTGGGACAGCTTTTGGAGTAATTAACTTAGCTATTGGTGTGGCACTTTTACCCGCAAGTATATTGGCTGGTAGTTTATGGGAATTAGTTAGCTCAAAAGCAACTTTTATCGCTGGAAGTGTTTTTGCTTTTGGGGCAATTATTTTATTACTAGCTACTACAAAAAATCCCCAAGACTAA
- a CDS encoding Uma2 family endonuclease, translated as MTTHLPRQPHAKTQDLPPLENGDRLTRPEFERRYAAAPHIKKAELIEGIVYVASPLRFVQHAEPHSRLHGWLWTYQIATPGLRLGIEPTIRLDLDNEPQPDIVLILDEAVGGQARLTDDGYLEGVPELVVEIAASSASIDTGSKKQAYRRNGVLEYIVWRSFENQLDWFSLVEGEYQALVADGDGIIRSGVFPGLWLAVEALLNNQMAQVLEVLQLGLNSPEHGEFVEQLAK; from the coding sequence ATGACGACACATCTGCCCCGTCAGCCTCACGCAAAAACTCAGGACTTGCCACCTCTGGAAAATGGCGATCGCCTAACTCGCCCGGAATTTGAACGGCGGTATGCGGCTGCACCCCACATTAAAAAAGCAGAACTGATCGAAGGAATCGTTTACGTGGCATCTCCCTTACGCTTTGTACAACACGCAGAACCCCATAGTCGTTTACACGGTTGGCTTTGGACGTATCAAATTGCCACACCAGGGCTACGTCTGGGGATTGAACCAACGATTCGCCTGGATTTGGATAACGAACCGCAACCAGACATTGTGCTGATTTTAGATGAAGCAGTAGGAGGACAAGCTAGATTAACAGACGATGGCTATTTGGAAGGAGTCCCAGAATTAGTAGTTGAAATTGCTGCCAGCAGTGCCTCAATTGATACAGGCAGCAAGAAGCAAGCTTATCGTCGGAATGGGGTCTTAGAATATATTGTCTGGCGATCGTTTGAAAATCAACTCGATTGGTTTAGCTTGGTTGAAGGAGAGTATCAAGCACTCGTCGCGGATGGGGATGGTATCATTCGCTCTGGCGTGTTTCCAGGCTTGTGGCTGGCGGTGGAGGCATTGTTAAATAATCAGATGGCACAGGTGTTAGAGGTGTTGCAGTTGGGATTAAATTCGCCTGAACATGGGGAGTTTGTTGAGCAATTGGCGAAGTAA
- a CDS encoding ABC transporter ATP-binding protein: MINKLSPLQRLLKYGEKYRGQIYNASTYSVINTILDLAPPWLVGVAVDILVEKQNSFIGKLGIQDVLWQFALLSLVTVIIWIFESLSQYAYDRLWRNVAQNIQHNLRLDAYNHLQQLESAYFEDSSTGGLMSILSDDINQLEDFLNGGANEIIQVTTSLIILIGGAFFILPINITVAAMLPMPFILWGSLIYQKRLEPRYADVREKVGFLNSRLANNISGITTIKSFTAENYENLRLAEESEAYRKSNAKAIKLSAAFIPLIRMLVLAGFTALLFLGGMAAYSGKISIGNYSVLLVLVQRLLWPLVFLGETFDRYQRAMASTKRVMDLLDTPIEITTGDVSLAVEKVRGEVDLKNVTFAYRNSTAIIKNLSLHIAAGTTIAIVGSTGSGKSTLVKLLLRFYDVSSGVITIDGIDVQKLNLSDLRRSIGLVSQDVFLFHGTVAENIAYGTFDANDAAIINAAKIAEAHDFIMRLPQGYETIVGERGQKLSGGQRQRIAIARAVLKNPPILILDEATSAVDNETEAAIQRSLEKITVNRTTIAIAHRLSTIRHSHCIYVMEYGQIVEQGTHEELLALNGIYTSLWRVQSGI, translated from the coding sequence ATGATAAACAAACTCTCCCCACTCCAACGTTTACTTAAGTATGGAGAAAAATATCGTGGACAAATCTATAATGCTTCTACCTATTCTGTAATTAATACAATTTTAGATTTAGCACCGCCTTGGTTAGTTGGTGTTGCTGTCGATATATTAGTCGAAAAACAAAATTCCTTCATCGGTAAATTAGGCATTCAAGATGTACTATGGCAATTTGCTTTACTATCGTTAGTCACCGTTATTATTTGGATATTTGAATCACTTTCTCAGTACGCTTATGATCGACTTTGGCGTAATGTTGCTCAAAATATTCAACATAATTTACGTTTAGATGCCTACAATCACTTACAACAATTAGAATCAGCTTATTTTGAAGATAGCAGTACAGGCGGTTTGATGTCGATTCTCAGCGATGATATCAACCAACTGGAAGATTTTTTGAATGGAGGAGCCAATGAAATTATCCAAGTGACAACTTCCTTGATAATTTTAATTGGTGGTGCGTTTTTCATTTTACCGATCAACATTACTGTAGCAGCTATGTTACCGATGCCTTTTATTTTGTGGGGTTCATTGATATATCAAAAACGGCTGGAACCCCGTTATGCTGATGTTAGAGAAAAAGTAGGTTTTCTCAATTCTCGTTTAGCTAATAATATTAGTGGTATTACCACAATTAAAAGTTTCACGGCAGAAAATTACGAAAATCTCAGACTAGCAGAAGAAAGTGAAGCCTATAGAAAAAGTAATGCCAAAGCGATTAAACTTTCTGCTGCGTTTATTCCTTTAATCAGAATGTTGGTTTTAGCAGGATTTACGGCTTTATTATTTTTAGGGGGGATGGCAGCTTACTCAGGCAAAATATCTATAGGTAATTACAGTGTTTTACTAGTGCTTGTGCAAAGATTATTGTGGCCATTGGTATTTTTAGGAGAAACTTTTGACCGATATCAACGGGCGATGGCTTCTACTAAGCGAGTAATGGATTTATTAGATACTCCCATTGAAATTACCACGGGAGATGTGTCTTTAGCGGTGGAAAAGGTGCGGGGTGAAGTTGATTTAAAAAATGTGACTTTTGCCTATCGCAATAGTACAGCCATTATTAAAAATTTATCGTTACATATTGCTGCTGGGACAACTATTGCGATCGTTGGTTCTACAGGTTCAGGTAAAAGCACTTTAGTGAAATTATTACTGCGATTCTATGATGTTTCTAGTGGTGTAATTACTATTGATGGCATTGACGTTCAAAAGTTGAATTTATCTGATTTGCGTCGCAGTATTGGTTTAGTTAGTCAAGATGTGTTTTTATTTCATGGTACAGTGGCAGAAAATATCGCCTATGGGACTTTTGATGCTAATGATGCAGCCATCATCAATGCGGCAAAAATAGCTGAAGCACATGATTTTATCATGCGGCTACCCCAAGGTTATGAAACAATTGTTGGGGAAAGAGGACAAAAGTTATCGGGTGGACAACGCCAACGTATCGCCATAGCTAGAGCCGTTTTGAAAAATCCGCCGATTTTGATTTTAGATGAAGCGACATCTGCGGTGGATAATGAGACGGAAGCTGCAATTCAACGCTCTTTAGAAAAGATTACCGTGAATCGGACAACTATTGCGATCGCTCACCGTCTTTCCACAATTCGCCACAGTCATTGTATATATGTGATGGAGTATGGTCAAATTGTCGAGCAGGGTACGCATGAGGAATTGCTAGCACTTAATGGTATTTATACTAGTTTGTGGCGCGTGCAATCTGGGATTTAG